In Raphanus sativus cultivar WK10039 chromosome 5, ASM80110v3, whole genome shotgun sequence, the following proteins share a genomic window:
- the LOC108836531 gene encoding uncharacterized protein LOC108836531: MSASCAVTPSVRTELFSSLSKRPTFPAQTRRPRNKCETSRRGFAVRGIVASGVSVMGTPPSPSSAASQIIQGGDRLAFKPEGYNFWEWRGHKIHYVVQGEGLPLALIHGFGASVFHWRYNIPELAKKYKVYALDLLGFGWSDKALIEYDAMAWTDQVIDFIKEIVKEPAVVVGNSLGGFTALSVVVGLPEQVTGVALLNSAGQFASESRKQEEAEETSALTKSVVKPLKEIFQRVVLGFLI, encoded by the exons ATGTCGGCTTCATGTGCTGTAACACCGTCTGTTAGAACAGAACTATTCAGCTCATTATCTAAAAGACCCACCTTTCCTGCTCAAACTCGTCGACCAA GGAACAAATGTGAAACCAGCAGAAGGGGTTTTGCAGTGAGAGGGATTGTTGCTTCTGGAGTTTCAGTCATGGGCACTCCTCCTTCACCATCATCAGCTGCTTCTCAGATAATTCAAG GTGGGGATAGATTAGCTTTTAAACCAGAAGGATATAACTTTTGGGAATGGAGAGGTCACAAGATTCATTATGTGGTTCAAGGAGAAGGCTTGCCTCTTGCTCTTATTCATGGCTTTGGTGCTTCTGTCTTTCACTGGAG GTATAACATTCCTGAACTGGCTAAGAAGTACAAAGTGTACGCCTTGGACTTACTCGGTTTCGGATGGAGTGACAAAGCTCTCATAGAGTATGATGCAATGGCTTGGACAGATCAAGTTATTGACTTTATCAAAGAGATTGTCAAAGAGCCAGCTGTTGTGGTTGGAAACAG CCTAGGGGGATTCACAGCTTTGTCAGTTGTGGTGGGATTACCAGAGCAAGTCACAGGAGTTGCGCTTCTTAACTCTGCAGGACAGTTTGCATCCGAGAGTAGAAAGCAAGAGGAAGCTGAGGAAACCTCCGCGTTAACCAAGTCTGTAGTTAAGCCACTCAAAGAGATCTTCCAACGTGTGGTTCTTGGGTTCTTGATCTGA